The stretch of DNA AGTAAGTATTAGAACTCTGTCTCAGATGATTCTCATTCACACTCAcagagaaaacattaaaaaaaagaacagtataTCTGGGGTTCTGCCATAAAGATTCTCACCAGAGAATCCAATTCAACACAAGCTGCAAAGCTCTTCCATCCCTAAATCCTGAGCCCATCGACTAAATCCATAGTGAAGCCTACTCTGCCAACTGCAACATTCTAGGCTTTAAGGGAGCCTCCAAACAAGTTATTTCCCTGAGGGGGCTACAAAGGGATGCTGGTAATTGTTAGCTGAGACAGACATGCAAAAGACCTGAGGTGAGTCCTGTTGTTGAAGACTTGTGAATTAGCATTTTGTTTTGAGAATGTGTCTTAGAAGAGATGCCTGCAAAGCACTGTAAAAGCCATTGGTGAGAAGCGGAAGATCATGCCAGTGACAAAGTTAACTGAATTCTGCTTCCTTTCAAGCTCTTGCTCACACTCCTTTCTCAATCAAGTAATGGTGTGAAGACTCACCTTTCTTCTTAGCCAAAGGCCTGAATGAAGTCGAAGAAACCTATGGATGACTGCTTTCacagtctttctctttccttttcttgaacTGTAGTATGTCAGACTTCGAACTGGTAGCTTCAGAACATCTGGATGCAAGGGGACCActctaaaacatattttaaaaatgttaaatcagCACACTGATTAAGGGATAAAATCCATTGCTGTActtaaaaatgagtgaaaaatatcACTGAAATGGAGCTGATTTTAATAACATTGCTACTTCCATGACACTAAGCATCAATCAGAATAGCACCTATCACCAATTAGCAAGCCTTTCATAATCCACCCCTTCAATTGCTATGAGAATTATCCTACTAATATTGTAATCACTTGGTTTCTTATTTATCTTAACCTATAAATTCCCTGAAGACTTCTTACTAATCTTTGATTCTCTTCTGCCAAATACAGTGCTAGGCATCTAGGAGTGCTTACCAAATATATGTAAACTGAATAAAAACCATATACATCCAGCCTTGTAAAAAACGAGCATCTTGTTCATGCTACACTTTGGCTGACAGTATCCCACCCAGGAAACCACGCGGTTAACAATGGAATTGCTCTGTTTGGGAATCCCTGCTGTGGCACATAGGCATCCGAACGCCAAGCAGATTCTCCCACTCAACCAAGCAAAATGTATATGATAAGCAGCAGGTAGGCAGAGTCCCATCTACTGGTAAGATGTCTTTGCAGGcatgaatattttagaaattttactcAAATAGTTTATTTACTGAAATATACTTTACCTATTAAGGATTGTTGTAGTATGCCCACAAGCCAGATTTCTGATAGAGGTAAGAAGTCTGGGAGCTGAGAAGACAACTGGTGTTTGAACATAACTAAAATGTCGGGTAGACAATACAGAAATAAGATAGGCGTTTTTGGTACAGTTTTGATAGACTGAAGATGCCAAAATATTCAGGGGCCGTAAGATTCCTGTAATGACAGAGAGAGATATATATACTTTACATGCTACTGCAAAATATATACCCTATTTGAAATAATGTCTCAAAGTAATCAAATGTTATATACATTATTAATGTGTCTTGGGCACTTGGGCTCACCTGTGGAGCTTTTTACCAACTTTCCTGAAGTATAATTTACACACCATAAAATTACCCATTTTATGTATAGGATTCATGATTTTCAGTAAATTTAGAGAGTTTTGCAACCATCATCACATCCAGTCTGATGTGTCCTAGCTCTATGTC from Tamandua tetradactyla isolate mTamTet1 chromosome 17, mTamTet1.pri, whole genome shotgun sequence encodes:
- the MRPL35 gene encoding large ribosomal subunit protein bL35m isoform X1, with the protein product MAVSPLVGAVRACSGILRPLNILASSVYQNCTKNAYLISVLSTRHFSYVQTPVVFSAPRLLTSIRNLACGHTTTILNRVVPLHPDVLKLPVRSLTYYSSRKGKRKTVKAVIHRFLRLHSGLWLRRKAGYKKKLWKKTAARKRRLREFVFCNKTQSKLLDKMTTSFWKRRNWYADDPYQKYHDRTNLRV
- the MRPL35 gene encoding large ribosomal subunit protein bL35m isoform X2, whose protein sequence is MQSSALHYLPGILRPLNILASSVYQNCTKNAYLISVLSTRHFSYVQTPVVFSAPRLLTSIRNLACGHTTTILNRVVPLHPDVLKLPVRSLTYYSSRKGKRKTVKAVIHRFLRLHSGLWLRRKAGYKKKLWKKTAARKRRLREFVFCNKTQSKLLDKMTTSFWKRRNWYADDPYQKYHDRTNLRV